In Perca fluviatilis chromosome 11, GENO_Pfluv_1.0, whole genome shotgun sequence, the following proteins share a genomic window:
- the capn10 gene encoding calpain-10 isoform X2: MREAGRAECGGEALFEDLDFPSDDTSLFSDSSTPIAKLQGDITWLRPQEICQLPALFPDDIDLGHAKQGLLGDCWFLCACTFLLKSKHLLNKVLPPDQPQWGDSRYRGSFQFSFWQQGHWTEVTIDDRLPCINSALCFSRCHSPTAFWVALLEKAYAKLHGSYERLWAGQVSEALVDLTGGVAERWSLGESEEEQRLEQDSDQVRRRRLDLDLLYPVKDECALSCSTHSSPGGASELGQYHALTVMEWLDVKTVSGSKALLLRIRNPWGRCCWGGAWMGSGVGWRSVDPVSALDLQARVAEGEFWLDETKFLSQFDDVTVGYPINDEGHLKSIYTGNLLTHNHQLAGRWMKGHSAGGSRNSSSYGSNPKFWLKVCERGEVLVSLLQHRKWRNTEKSPLEEESNNTPHQHYQAIALHMWKVEKRRFNLNRMLNKPPCASTHCHAYEREVVLHGQLEPGYYLLIPSTYQPGAEARFLIRAFSSTSTSLNALKSPAPSLPLTTDGEWETSYFRGSWVEGKTAGGSRNFLSHWQNPCFPFTVCDESAVTSGVNVRITLHQSRPDTDLHPIAFHIYKYLSI, translated from the exons ATGAGAGAAGCAGGCAGGGCAGAGTGTGGAGGCGAGGCTCTGTTTGAGGACCTGGACTTCCCCTCTGACGACACGTCCCTGTTCTCTGACAGCTCCACACCCATCGCCAAATTGCAGGGAGACATCACCTGGCTACGCCCGCAG GAAATCTGCCAGTTGCCAGCTCTGTTCCCTGATGACATCGACCTGGGTCATGCAAAACAAGGCTTATTAGGAGATTGCTGGTTTCTCTGTGCCTGCACCTTTTTGCTCAAGAGCAAACATCTACTGAACAAG GTGTTGCCACCAGACCAGCCCCAGTGGGGTGACAGCAGGTACAGGGGCTCCTTCCAGTTTAGTTTTTGGCAGCAGGGACACTGGACAGAGGTGACCATTGACGACCGCCTGCCCTGTATCAATTCCGCTCTCTGCTTCTCACGATGCCACTCCCCCACTGCCTTTTGGGTAGCCCTGTTGGAGAAAGCCTATGCCAA GCTTCATGGCTCGTATGAGCGGCTGTGGGCAGGGCAGGTGTCCGAGGCCCTGGTGGATTTGACCGGCGGCGTGGCGGAGCGCTGGAGCTTGGGAGAGTCCGAGGAGGAGCAGAGACTAGAACAGGACAGTGACCAGGTCAGGAGGAGAAGGCTGGACCTGGACCTTCTGTATCCAGTGAAAGACGAGTGTGCGCTCAGCTGCTCCACTCACAGCAGTCCCGGAG GTGCCAGTGAGCTGGGTCAGTACCACGCGCTGACTGTCATGGAGTGGTTGGATGTGAAGACGGTGTCAGGGAGCAAAGCACTGCTGCTCAGGATCAGAAACCCCTGGGGAAGATGCTGCTGGGGAGGGGCCTGGATGGGGAG TGGTGTGGGTTGGAGATCTGTGGACCCTGTTTCTGCTTTGGACCTACAAGCCAGGGTGGCTGAGGGCGAGTTCTGGTTGGATGAGACAAAATTCCTGTCCCAGTTTGATGATGTCACAGTGGGCTACCCCATCAATGATGAGGGGCACCTAAAGAGCATATATACTG GAAATCTGCTGACACACAACCACCAGCTGGCTGGCCGGTGGATGAAAGGACACTCCGCCGGTGGCAGCcgaaacagcagcagctacgGCAGCAACCCAAAGTTTTGGCTCAAAGTGTGCGAGAGAGGAGAGGTGCTGGTGTCCCTGCTACAGCATAGAAAATggagaaacacagagaaatcGCCACTGGAGGAGGAGAGCAACAACACACCACACCAGCACTACCAGGCTATCGCTCTACACATGTGGAAG GTGGAGAAAAGGCGTTTTAATCTAAACCGGATGTTGAACAAACCTCCTTGCGCTTCTACTCACTGCCACGCCTACGAAAGAGAGGTGGTTCTCCATGGGCAGCTGGAGCCTGGATACTACCTGCTCATCCCCAGCACCTACCAGCCAGGAGCTGAGGCCCGCTTCCTCATCAGGGCCTTTTCCTCCACTTCCACATCCCTCAA TGCCCTGAAAAGTCCAGCGCCTTCCCTGCCATTGACAACAGATGGAGAGTGGGAGACCAGTTACTTCCGGGGCTCGTGGGTTGAGGGAAAGACGGCCGGAGGAAGCAGGAACTTCCTCTCTCACTGGCAGAACCCTTGTTTCCCTTTTACAGTGTGTGATGAGTCAGCAGTGACATCAGGAGTTAATGTCAGGATTACCCTGCACCAGAGCCGCCCTGACACTGACCTGCACCCTATTGCCTTTCACATTTATAAG
- the ccl20a.3 gene encoding C-C motif chemokine 20a.3, whose translation MVSIKATVLGITLLAVCLLATNASAVRHGCCRNYMAIKIPFANIKGYSVQTVTELCPINAIIFHTKRGQACTNPALHWVMDYINRLRSKAQLVHIKTAQAQE comes from the exons ATGGTGTCAATCAAAGCCACAGTGCTGGGGATCACGCTCCTTGCCGTTTGTCTACTGGCCACAAATGCATCTGCAG tgCGCCATGGATGCTGTCGAAATTACATGGCAATCAAAATACCATTTGCTAACATCAAGGGTTACTCGGTCCagactgtcacagagctgtgtcCTATCAATGCCATCAT TTTCCACACAAAGAGGGGTCAAGCATGCACCAATCCTGCTTTACACTGGGTGATGGACTATATCAACCGCTTAAG GAGTAAAGCACAATTGGTTCACATCAAGACCGCACAAGCGCAGGAATAA
- the ccl20a.4 gene encoding C-C motif chemokine 20 — MAKLTVWLSIMLVLLVALTESSPFCCTQYQENPIPVKRLKYYRIQEVTDHCNIKAIIFKTLKNKLVCADPDKKWVKIAQESLPEKP, encoded by the exons ATGGCAAAGCTTACTGTGTGGCTCTCCATTATGCTGGTGCTGCTGGTGGCCCTGACTGAAAGCA GCCCCTTCTGCTGCACACAGTACCAAGAAAATCCAATCCCAGTGAAACGTCTGAAATACTACAGAATCCAAGAGGTCACAGATCACTGCAACATCAAGGCAATAAT TTTCAAGACATTGAAAAACAAACTTGTCTGTGCCGATCCTGACAAAAAGTGGGTGAAAATTGCACAGGAGTCTTTACCAGA AAAACCTTGA